One genomic segment of Bombina bombina isolate aBomBom1 chromosome 4, aBomBom1.pri, whole genome shotgun sequence includes these proteins:
- the LOC128657217 gene encoding gastrula zinc finger protein XlCGF57.1-like isoform X2, producing MWKPVTASAQCTGRMDLTPSDGSAVKHGGEPYVCDHVKTEEDEVPINTATGELTTCSNPSPSYGESTDTSFNLQNPRSNVGNLHQKIHTGEKAYSCSECGKYFNQKSHLIMHQKIHTGEKAVSCSECGKYFTQKSSLVTHQKLHSGEKAFSCSECGKCFTMNSSLITHQKTHTGEREFSCSECGKCFIEKSTLNRHLKIHTGEKAFSCSQCGKCFILKSDLIRHQKTHTGEREFSCSECGKCFTRKSHLIRHHIIHTGEKAFSCSECGECFTMKSHLIRHQIIHTGEKLFSCSECEKCFIEKSTLNRHQKIHTPEKAFSCSECRKCFILKSDLTRHHKIHTGEREFSCSECGKCFILKSDLVRHRKTHTGEKAFSCSECEKCFIIKSHLIKHQIIHTGEKVFSCSECGKCFTTKSHLIRHQVIHTGEKAFSCSECGKCFTMKSSLITHQKTHTGEREFSCSECGKCFIDKSTLSRHQKIHTGEKAFSCSECGKCFILKSDLIRHQKTHTGEKAFSCFECGKCFTMKSHLTTHQKIHTGEKAFSCSECRKCFILKSDLIRHLKTHTGEKAFSCSECGKYFIAKSTLNRHQKIHTGEKAFSCSECGKCFIVKSDLIRHLKIHTREKAFSCSEYGK from the coding sequence GTGAATTAACTACCTGCAGTAATCCTAGTCCTAGTTATGGTGAAAGTACAGATACTTCTTTCAATCTTCAAAATCCAAGAAGCAATGTGGGAAATTTACATCAGAAAatacatacaggagagaaagcatattcctgttctgaatgtgggaaatattttaatcagaaatcacatcttattatgcatcagaaaattcatacaggagagaaagctgtttcatgttctgaatgtgggaaatattttactCAGAAATCTAGTCTTGTTACACATCAGAAACTTCattcaggagagaaagcattttcatgttctgaatgtgggaaatgttttaccatgAATTCAagtcttattacacatcagaaaacacatacaggagagagagaattttcatgttctgaatgtgggaaatgttttattgaGAAATCAACTCTTAATAGAcatctgaaaattcatacaggagagaaagcattttcatgttctcaatgtgggaaatgttttattctAAAATCAGATCTTATTAGGCATCAAAAAACGCATACAGGTGAgagagaattttcatgttctgaatgtgggaaatgttttaccaggaaatcacatcttattagacATCAtataattcatacaggagagaaagcattttcatgttctgaatgtggggaatgtTTTACcatgaaatcacatcttattagacatcagataattcatacaggagagaagctattttcatgttctgaatgtgagaaATGTTTTATTGAGAAATCAACTCTTaatagacatcagaaaattcatacaccagagaaagcattttcatgttctgaatgtagaAAATGTTTTATTCTAAAATCAGATCTTACTAGGCATCATAAAATACATACAGGAGAgagagaattttcatgttctgaatgtgggaaatgttttattctAAAATCAGATCTTGTTAGGCATCGGAAAACACATactggagagaaagcattttcatgttctgaatgtgagaaATGTTTTATCATAAAATCACATCTTATTAAACATCAGATAATCCATACAGGAGAGAaagtattttcatgttctgaatgtgggaaatgttttaccacaAAATCCCATCTTATTAGACATCAGGTAatccatacaggagagaaagcattttcatgttctgaatgtgggaaatgttttaccatgAAATCAagtcttattacacatcagaaaacacatacaggagagagagaattttcatgttctgaatgtgggaaatgttttattgaCAAATCAACTCTTagtagacatcagaaaattcatacaggagagaaagctttttcatgttctgaatgtgggaaatgttttatcctaaaatcagatcttattaggcatcagaaaactcatacaggagagaaagcattttcatgttttgaatgtgggaagtgttttaccaTGAAATCACATCTtactacacatcagaaaattcatacaggagagaaagctttttcatgttctgaatgtaggAAATGTTTTATTCTAAAATCAGATCTTATTAGGCATctgaaaactcatacaggagagaaagccttttcatgttctgagtgtgggaaatattttattgctaaatCAACTCTTaatagacatcagaaaattcatacaggagagaaagctttttcatgttctgaatgtgggaaatgttttattgtaaaatcagatcttattaggcatctgaaaattcatacaagagagaaagctttttcatgttctgaatATGGGAAATAA